From Patescibacteria group bacterium, a single genomic window includes:
- the ndk gene encoding nucleoside-diphosphate kinase — translation MEKTLIILKPDCLQRNLLGEIIKRFENKGLKIAGLKMGRISDEQIDKHYNHHKDKPFFSGLKGFMQSAPVIFIVIEGYDVINAVRAIVGSTVGREADAGSVRGDFSMSHSNNIVHASDSIEAADIEIKRFFAEKEVFDYPKDDWKWVYAEDEK, via the coding sequence ATGGAAAAAACACTTATTATTTTAAAGCCAGATTGCTTACAACGAAACCTCTTAGGAGAGATTATTAAGCGATTTGAAAACAAAGGATTAAAAATTGCTGGCCTGAAAATGGGCAGGATTTCTGATGAGCAGATAGACAAACATTATAATCATCACAAAGACAAACCATTTTTTAGTGGATTAAAAGGATTTATGCAATCAGCCCCTGTGATATTTATTGTGATTGAAGGATATGATGTCATAAATGCTGTTAGGGCAATTGTTGGTTCCACTGTTGGCAGGGAAGCGGACGCAGGCTCTGTTAGAGGAGATTTTTCTATGAGTCATTCAAATAATATTGTTCATGCATCAGATTCTATTGAAGCAGCAGACATTGAAATTAAACGATTTTTTGCTGAAAAAGAGGTGTTTGATTATCCAAAAGATGACTGGAAATGGGTTTATGCTGAAGATGAAAAATAA